A window of Vibrio ishigakensis contains these coding sequences:
- a CDS encoding beta-N-acetylhexosaminidase — MTHLSLSQDVVQTNSHTAQFTITLHNNSSKTLSNWDLIFSITRFLKSDSISIGSLSQLGSLCSVTELPELAIDESISFTLEMETPPLRLQCDTILEAYVDINGERLDIEITPANIGNAYNEPTKVPEVDTSAIALIPRPNELTLLEGEIKLGNICRYSIQSEVAEPSVAWLKQAASHIQFEQSENDAELVFALLDNLDVGAYQLEVTHDQITLSACDSEGFRNATASLVQLLGSSNTLWCLRISDAPQYSYRGMMLDCCRHFHSIETVKAVIDQLARYKYNHFHWHLTDDEGWRVEIKAFPELTDIGAWRGPKEALCSQFKQIGKKYGGFYTQQQIKEIVEYAGVRGITVIPEIDIPGHCRAAIKSLPHLLVDAEDKSEYRSVQHYTDNVLSPALQGTYEFLDTVMEEVAELFPAPMVHIGADEVPEGVWSQSDLCKAQMQELGLNSAKELQGHMLRHVEKKLAQLGKRMLGWEEAQYGDKVSTDTIIYSWQSEQAAIECAGKGFDVVLQPGQFTYLDMAQDFEQNESGFYWANVIPLERAYHYQPLKEIASDDPIRDKVLGIQAALWCELVDTPERLEYMVHPRLQAIAEVTWTQPQNRDWHDFLARLKTDLAQLDSRGINYRSPW; from the coding sequence ATGACTCACCTATCACTATCCCAAGACGTGGTGCAGACCAATTCGCACACAGCCCAGTTCACCATTACTCTGCACAACAATAGCTCAAAAACACTGAGTAATTGGGATCTTATTTTTTCGATTACTCGTTTCCTCAAATCCGATAGCATCAGCATAGGTAGCCTATCTCAACTCGGCAGCCTTTGCTCTGTAACTGAGCTTCCTGAGCTTGCTATCGATGAGTCCATATCCTTTACCCTAGAGATGGAAACCCCGCCCCTCAGGCTGCAATGCGACACTATCTTGGAGGCCTATGTAGACATCAATGGCGAACGACTCGACATAGAGATAACGCCCGCAAACATCGGTAACGCCTACAATGAGCCAACCAAGGTGCCAGAGGTTGACACAAGTGCCATTGCTCTTATTCCTAGACCCAACGAGCTGACGCTTCTAGAGGGTGAGATCAAACTGGGGAATATCTGTCGCTACAGCATTCAATCCGAAGTCGCAGAGCCATCCGTTGCTTGGCTAAAACAAGCTGCTTCTCATATTCAGTTCGAGCAGTCAGAAAATGATGCCGAGCTCGTTTTTGCACTCTTAGATAACCTCGATGTTGGCGCTTATCAGCTTGAGGTTACCCATGATCAAATTACTCTAAGCGCTTGCGATAGTGAGGGCTTTAGAAACGCAACAGCTAGTCTAGTGCAGTTGTTGGGCTCAAGTAATACCCTCTGGTGCCTACGAATCAGCGATGCCCCTCAATACAGTTATCGAGGCATGATGCTCGACTGTTGTCGTCACTTCCACTCAATAGAAACGGTAAAGGCTGTTATTGACCAGCTCGCTCGCTATAAATACAACCACTTCCATTGGCATCTGACCGACGATGAAGGCTGGCGAGTCGAGATTAAAGCCTTTCCAGAGCTAACCGATATCGGCGCGTGGCGCGGGCCTAAAGAAGCGCTTTGTTCTCAGTTCAAACAAATAGGCAAAAAATATGGCGGCTTCTACACCCAGCAACAAATAAAAGAGATAGTCGAGTATGCCGGCGTTCGTGGTATCACTGTCATCCCTGAGATAGATATCCCTGGACATTGCCGTGCGGCTATTAAATCACTGCCACATCTGCTAGTGGACGCGGAAGATAAGTCAGAGTATCGCAGTGTTCAGCACTATACCGACAATGTGCTCTCGCCTGCTCTGCAAGGCACCTACGAGTTCCTTGATACGGTTATGGAAGAGGTAGCCGAGTTGTTCCCAGCTCCTATGGTGCATATTGGGGCGGATGAAGTGCCTGAGGGCGTTTGGTCCCAAAGCGACCTGTGTAAAGCGCAGATGCAAGAGCTTGGCCTTAATTCAGCCAAAGAACTGCAAGGGCATATGCTTCGTCATGTTGAGAAGAAGCTCGCTCAGTTAGGCAAGCGAATGCTCGGTTGGGAAGAGGCGCAGTATGGTGACAAGGTCAGCACAGACACCATTATCTACTCGTGGCAAAGTGAGCAGGCCGCTATCGAATGTGCTGGAAAAGGCTTCGATGTGGTGCTTCAGCCAGGTCAGTTTACCTACCTAGATATGGCCCAAGACTTTGAACAAAATGAGTCTGGTTTCTACTGGGCAAACGTGATTCCACTAGAGCGCGCTTACCATTATCAGCCTCTGAAAGAGATAGCCTCTGATGACCCAATCCGAGACAAGGTGCTAGGGATACAAGCTGCTCTTTGGTGTGAACTGGTAGATACTCCAGAACGTCTGGAATATATGGTTCATCCTAGGCTGCAAGCCATCGCCGAAGTCACTTGGACTCAGCCTCAAAACAGAGACTGGCATGACT
- a CDS encoding N-acetylglucosamine kinase, which translates to MSYLVGIDGGGTSCRARVVDLDGKLTAEGKSGSANILLGAESALDAIIGALLDAGIEESQFESLHIGAALAGAEQKSAWDAFMSQPHPFASITLNTDAYGACLGAHQGQDGAIMIAGTGSCGILLNQGQQHVVGGREFPISDQGSGAVMGLRLIQQTLLAHDEIRPHTPLSLHVLEHFNQDIDAIVDWSKSALPRDYGQFSPQIFSLAKECDPLAIELLTQTAQDIEVFLWALHKRGARQICLMGGIAERIQAWLTPAIQEFIVPAKGDAMDGALMLANNPKHNLYSRG; encoded by the coding sequence ATGAGCTACTTGGTTGGAATCGATGGCGGCGGTACCTCTTGCCGCGCAAGAGTAGTAGACCTTGACGGTAAGTTGACTGCTGAGGGCAAAAGCGGCAGTGCCAATATCTTACTCGGGGCAGAATCTGCACTGGATGCCATCATAGGTGCACTCCTAGATGCAGGCATTGAAGAATCACAGTTTGAGTCACTGCATATAGGCGCGGCACTGGCAGGAGCGGAGCAAAAGTCGGCGTGGGATGCCTTTATGAGCCAGCCCCATCCATTTGCTTCGATAACCCTAAATACCGACGCCTATGGCGCTTGCCTTGGTGCTCATCAAGGACAAGATGGCGCAATCATGATTGCTGGTACGGGCAGTTGTGGCATCTTGCTAAATCAAGGTCAGCAGCACGTTGTTGGTGGTCGAGAGTTTCCTATTTCAGACCAAGGTAGCGGCGCTGTGATGGGGCTGAGGCTTATTCAGCAAACCTTGTTGGCCCATGACGAGATTCGTCCGCATACGCCATTGAGCCTGCATGTGCTCGAGCACTTTAATCAAGATATCGATGCTATCGTCGATTGGTCTAAATCAGCTCTTCCTAGAGACTACGGTCAGTTTTCCCCGCAGATTTTCTCCTTAGCCAAAGAGTGCGACCCGCTGGCTATCGAGCTTCTCACCCAAACCGCTCAAGACATAGAGGTGTTTCTATGGGCACTACATAAGCGGGGAGCGAGGCAAATCTGCCTGATGGGAGGCATTGCCGAGCGCATCCAAGCTTGGCTAACACCCGCAATACAAGAATTTATCGTCCCTGCCAAAGGCGACGCTATGGATGGCGCGCTGATGTTGGCAAATAACCCTAAACACAACCTGTATTCACGAGGCTAA